One Burkholderia cepacia genomic window carries:
- a CDS encoding FadR/GntR family transcriptional regulator encodes MSSLPPATRHSLVDSAIEILKSNITSGIWRVGQRIPTELDLAKQLEVGRNTVREAVRTLAYSGVLEVRQGDGTYVRRNVDPAETMRNVDRAARSDHLELQCMLETECARYAARRRTDEDLVTLRKLLKARGEREASRDVKKFVERDRAFHIAVAAASHNHALEALYRYFSGSILANVEDILVELDEAEIPEPDMRSHQAVLDAIEQRDENKAVRATLAILKPQMTWLETRDPLGR; translated from the coding sequence ATGTCAAGCCTGCCCCCGGCCACCCGACACTCGCTCGTCGATTCGGCGATCGAGATCCTCAAATCCAATATCACCTCCGGCATCTGGCGCGTCGGCCAGCGCATTCCGACCGAGCTCGATCTCGCGAAGCAGCTCGAAGTCGGGCGCAACACGGTGCGCGAGGCGGTTCGCACGCTCGCGTATTCCGGCGTGCTCGAAGTGCGCCAGGGCGACGGCACCTATGTGCGCCGCAACGTCGACCCGGCCGAAACGATGCGCAACGTCGATCGCGCCGCGCGCAGCGACCATCTCGAACTGCAATGCATGCTCGAAACGGAATGCGCGCGCTACGCGGCGCGCCGGCGCACCGACGAGGATCTCGTGACGTTGCGCAAGCTGCTGAAGGCACGCGGCGAGCGCGAAGCGTCGCGCGACGTGAAGAAGTTCGTCGAGCGCGACCGCGCGTTTCACATCGCCGTGGCCGCCGCCTCGCATAATCACGCGCTCGAGGCGCTGTATCGCTATTTCTCGGGCTCGATTCTCGCGAACGTGGAAGACATCCTCGTCGAACTCGACGAGGCCGAGATTCCCGAGCCGGACATGCGCTCGCACCAGGCGGTGCTCGACGCGATCGAACAGCGCGACGAGAACAAGGCCGTGCGCGCGACGCTCGCGATCCTCAAGCCGCAGATGACCTGGCTCGAGACGCGCGATCCGCTCGGCCGCTGA